In Quercus lobata isolate SW786 chromosome 12, ValleyOak3.0 Primary Assembly, whole genome shotgun sequence, a genomic segment contains:
- the LOC115971685 gene encoding sister-chromatid cohesion protein 3-like produces MLLDENPLIELTDDDATNLVRLLCASVKKAVGERIVPATDNRKQYYTKAQKEVFENNRRDVTVAMMKNYPLLLRKFMADKRKAPSLVEIILHTNLELYSLKRQEQNFRSVLQLIKEAFFKHGEKEALRSCVKAINFCSTESQGELQDFARSELKELEDGLIAKLKAAIKEVVDGGDEYSLLVNLKRLYELQLSRAVPIESLYEEIVMVLSSFRNMEDEVVSFLLLNMYLHLAWCLHSIVNSETVTEASLSSLLSKRNTFFEQLDYFLNNFSEVEEMSKHGNQLACRVCTILAEAWFLFRKTNYTSTKLERLGYCPDAPIVQKFWKLCEQQLNISDETEDEDVNKEYIEETNRDAVMIAAAKLVAGDAVPKEYLGPEIISHFVMHGTGVAEIVKHLITVLKKKDADLSNIFLEALKRAYCRHIVELSKSDEEPLTSKSFIECKDLATRLSGTFMGAARNKHRSDILKMVKDGIDYAFVDAPKQLSFLEGAVLHFVSKLPTPDVLDIVKDVQNRTENVNTDEDPSGWRPYYTFVDSLREKYAKNEGLQDEKEGVSVRRRGRPRKRRNIEGKRLFDEHNSSEDEDSISAYDQEDAQDEEEKQDEEEEEDAPLINSIRSSKLRSLRLSREENKGQTRTGDSERAADNLAASRTSGASS; encoded by the exons ATGCTCTTAGATGAGAATCCATTGATTGAGCTTACTGATGATGATGCAACAAACTTGGTACGGCTTCTGTGTGCTTCTGTCAAAAAGGCAGTTGGAGAGAGGATTGTACCTGCTACTGATAATCGCAAGCAGTATTACACTAAAGCTCAAAAA GAAGTATTTGAAAACAACAGAAGGGATGTCACTGTTGCCATGATGAAGAACTATCCATTGCTCTTGCGCAAATTCATGGCAGACAAACGGAAAGCACCGTCATTAGTTGAGATTATTTTGCATACTAACCTTGAGCTTTATTCCTTGAAGAGGCAGGAGCAG AATTTTAGAAGTGTCCTTCAGCTTATAAAAGAGGCTTTTTTTAAGCATGGTGAGAAGGAGGCACTGAGATCCTGTGTGAAGGCTATAAACTTTTGTTCCACTGAGAGTCAAGGGGAGCTGCAGGATTTTGCCCGTAGTGAATTAAAAGAACTTGAAGATGGACTTATTGCTAAGCTTAAAGCTGCAATCAAAGAAGTTGTG GATGGTGGTGATGAGTATTCTCTTCTTGTAAATTTGAAAAGGTTGTATGAGCTACAATTGTCAAGGGCTGTGCCAATTGAGAGTTTATATGAAGAAATTGTCATGGTCCTCAGTAGTTTTAGAAATATGGAAGATGAG GTTGTCagttttcttcttctgaacATGTATTTGCATTTGGCGTGGTGTCTGCACTCCATTGTAAATAGTGAAACTGTGACTGAAGCATCTTTATCTTCACTACTATCTAAACGCAACACGTTTTTTGAGCAACTTGATTACTTTCTTAACAACTTTTCTGAAGTGGAGGAAATGAGTAAACATGGAAATCAACTAGCTTGCAGG GTTTGTACTATACTGGCCGAAGCATGGTTTTTGTTCAGAAAGACGAATTATACTTCAACAAAGCTGGAAAGATTAGGATATTGTCCAGATGCACCTATTGTTCAAAAGTTCTGGAAACTTTGTGAACAACAGCTCAATATTTCAg ATGAGACAGAAGATGAAGATGTGAATAAAGAGTATATTGAGGAGACAAATAGAGATGCAGTCATGATTGCTGCTGCAAAGTTGGTTGCTGGCGATGCAGTTCCGAAG GAGTATCTTGGTCCAGAGATTATTTCTCATTTCGTAATGCATGGAACAGGTGTGGCAGAGATTGTTAAGCATCTGATCactgtgctaaagaaaaaagatgcTGACCTTTCCAATATCTTCTTAGAAGCCCTGAAAAGG GCCTACTGTCGGCATATTGTAGAACTTTCCAAAAGTGATGAGGAACCCTTGACTAGCAAGTCTTTTATAGAATGTAAAGATCTTGCTACTCGGCTTTCTGGAACTTTCATGGGTGCTGCTCGGAACAAGCATAGGTCAGACATCTTAAAAATGGTCAAGGATGGTATTGATTATGCTTTTGTAGATGCTCCAAAGCAGTTGTCATTCTTGGAAGGCGCTGTGCTCCATTTTGTATCAAAACTTCCTACACCTGATGTGCTTGACAT TGTAAAGGATGTTCAAAATCGTACGGAGAATGTAAATACAGACGAAGATCCAAGTGGCTGGCGCCCCTATTACACATTTGTTGACAGCTTACGTGAGAAGTATGCAAAGAATGAAGGTTTGCAAG ATGAGAAAGAAGGGGTATCTGTCAGGCGCAGGGGTCGTCCTCGTAAGCGGCGTAATATAGAGGGAAAGAGACTTTTTGATGAGCACAATTCAAGTGAAGACGAGGATTCTATCAGTGCTTATGACCAAGAAGACGCTCAAGATGAAGAAGAGAAGcaagatgaagaggaagaggaagatgCCCCTTTGATAAATTCAATTAGGTCATCCAAGTTGAGGTCACTGAGGCTTTCAAGAGAGGAAAACAAAGGCCAGACAAGGACAGGAGATTCAGAAAGAGCTGCAGATAATTTAGCTGCATCAAGAACATCAG GGGCCTCCAGCTAG